In Lolium rigidum isolate FL_2022 chromosome 3, APGP_CSIRO_Lrig_0.1, whole genome shotgun sequence, the genomic window ctccccctccccctccgacCTCTTCCTCTACCTCCACCACCTAGACCAccacgaggccgccgccgccgccatggtgcgCAAACGCCCGGCTCCCGACGTCGACCTgccaccgccgcgccgccacgtcaCGGGCGACCTCTCCGACGTCACCGCAGCTACTGGGGCtgcaccgcctccgccgccgcctgtgcTGCTTTCTTCCGCGGTACCTGGGACCGCGCAGCTGCCCGCGCTGCCGATGCAGCTCCCCGCGTTCGGCGGCCACCACCTGCAGGCGCCGGTCACGATGGAGGTGCCACCACCAGTACCGCAGGTGGGACCGGGCCCGCCGGACGGTAACGCGAACAATAACAGCACGGCCTGGGTGGACGGCATCATCCGGGACATCATCGGGAGCAGCGGCGCCTCGGTCTCCGTCGCGCAGCTCATCCACAACGTGCGGGAGATCATCCACCCCTGCAACCCCGGCCTCGCCTCTCTCCTCGAGCTCCGCCTCCGCTCCCTCCTCGCATCCGATCTTGCCCACCccgctccaccgcctcctcctcctccccatcaCCCGCTCGCGCTCGTCCCCGGCGGCAACACGGTGCTCCCCGCCCCGTCTGCGCCGGtgctcctcccgccgccacctccgGAGAAGCGTCGCCGCGAGGAGGAGCCCCAGAACCCGCCGCCGCAGTCGCCAAAGCCGCCTCCTTCCGCGGAGGAGACCGCCGCGGCCACagccgcggcagcggcggcggcttccGCCGCCCTCAAGGAGCGgaaggaggagcagcggcggaggCAGCGCGACGAGGAGGGTCTCCACCTGCTGACGCTCCTCCTGCAGTGCGCCGAGTCGGTGAACTCGGACGACCTCGACGAGGCCCAGCGCGCGCTGCTGGAGATCGCCGAGCTGGCCACCCCCTTCGGCACCTCCACGCAGCGCGTCGCCGCCTACTTCGCCGAGGCCATGTCGGCGCGCCTCGTCAGCTCCTGCCTCGGCCTCTACGCGCCGCTCCCCAACGCCGCCTCCCCCGCGGCCTCCCGCCTCGTCAGCTCGCGCATCGCCGCCGCGTTCCAGGTCTTCAACGGCATCAGCCCCTTCGTCAAGTTCTCACATTTCACGGCCAACCAGGCCATCCAGGAGGCGTTCGACCGGGAGGACCGCGTGCACATCGTCGACCTCGACATCATGCAGGGTCTGCAGTGGCCGGGACTCTTCCACATCCTCGCCTCCCGCCCCGGCGGCCCGCCCAGGGTCAGGCTCACAGGCCTCGGCGCGTCCATGGAGGCGCTCCAGGCCACCGGGAAGCGGCTGTCGGACTTTGCTGAGACGCTTGGCCTGCCCTTCGAGTTCTTCCCCGTGGCGGAGAAGGCTGGCAACCTTGACCCGGAGAAGCTGGGCGTCGACACGCGGCGCCGAGAGGCCGTCGCCGTCCATTGGCTCCACCACTCCCTCTACGACGTCACTGGAAACGACTCCAACACGCTCCACCTCATCCAAAGGTACTCTACTCATTCCATTGTCAAATGAATCTTAAAACTTCAGAAATGTCAAGTCATCTTGGCATCAAAGTACCAATCATCCATGGTAGGACTACACTGGTGACAGTCAAAGTACGCTATTGATTGATCTAACGACTAACTAGCAGGAAACGATGGTGTTTAGGAGCTTCAAAAGTTCGTCATTATGATCAACTTTTTATGCTCTTCCAGGATCTTGGGTGATCCGAGAAGAAATATATAAACTACTCTACTGCAACTATATCTGTTCCATTTGATCCGAGAAGAAAGATACTAGAACGAGCTAAAAGTTCTTTTCATCATGACCAACTTTTCATCCTAAAAAGCTTTTCAACTTTCTTGTTCCAAGTGCCACAAAATATTGATTATTAAACTGAAATGACTATCATCTAGTCTAGTACCGTTGCTAATCAGTTGACAAGGCTAAAGCTCTAAAGTTGATCCGTCCCAAGGTACTTGCATTGTATGGGGAGCCAAGAAATTAACCAAAATGTCATTTG contains:
- the LOC124699323 gene encoding protein SCARECROW 1-like — translated: MGSSSLLLFPSSSSAAPNHSSYSHASHSALLPPLPSPSPSPSDLFLYLHHLDHHEAAAAAMVRKRPAPDVDLPPPRRHVTGDLSDVTAATGAAPPPPPPVLLSSAVPGTAQLPALPMQLPAFGGHHLQAPVTMEVPPPVPQVGPGPPDGNANNNSTAWVDGIIRDIIGSSGASVSVAQLIHNVREIIHPCNPGLASLLELRLRSLLASDLAHPAPPPPPPPHHPLALVPGGNTVLPAPSAPVLLPPPPPEKRRREEEPQNPPPQSPKPPPSAEETAAATAAAAAAASAALKERKEEQRRRQRDEEGLHLLTLLLQCAESVNSDDLDEAQRALLEIAELATPFGTSTQRVAAYFAEAMSARLVSSCLGLYAPLPNAASPAASRLVSSRIAAAFQVFNGISPFVKFSHFTANQAIQEAFDREDRVHIVDLDIMQGLQWPGLFHILASRPGGPPRVRLTGLGASMEALQATGKRLSDFAETLGLPFEFFPVAEKAGNLDPEKLGVDTRRREAVAVHWLHHSLYDVTGNDSNTLHLIQRLAPKVVTMVEQDLSHSGSFLARFVEAIHYYSALFDSLDASYGEDSSERHVVEQQLLAREIRNVLAVGGPARTGDFKFGSWREKLAQSGFRAASLAGSAAAQASLLLGMFPSDGYTLVEENGTLKLGWKDLCLLTASAWRPIQTLGR